In Ctenopharyngodon idella isolate HZGC_01 chromosome 1, HZGC01, whole genome shotgun sequence, a single genomic region encodes these proteins:
- the LOC127511093 gene encoding mucin-5AC-like isoform X8: MVMNLNSIRRWCFISKNDVRWTVFLTILCVWCTVCGGVSSPTTTAPTTPVSQTASEVCIIKTKASIATAMTPKQNQKCTAVTFTTTPPTTTDSTSVASSITNEASTEYPTTATVSNTMSSSMATGTESSITTDLTANAAPTTTPPSSTTTNEEATNTAVTPTTTLTSLPTTTATNAAPTTTAQSSTTEASTTTAVNLKTMPIFPEPTTAPPATENIASTEKPSSTITSEAYTTTDVTPTTTLISSEPTTVPPATENAVPTTALSSRTTTISQSITPLFTTTTKPPTATTFVTPTTMPMFSEITTFLTTTSLQNATQISVTHNPDPTAFEAQSTISLATTATSAPTLIIVTQETTMSLSMSTTDASPTTIVNPLTESGAATTQTTAVVNSTLVFNSSSPVPNEALVLSAINTLRQRRESQLNDSVKVVNVTYQKISETSYAVVFTFNLNNISMPVNSDLRGDTYQKVQNTTNNALNTLLNDPGKQLFVPKTSNFTSTSNQIDGSMGYTFQDEDVIQPVSFLNELRSQMELTTTTVSPSTISSFPSTSPSPISGSAVVTSKLLFNSSSPVPSEALVLSAINTLRQRRESQLNDSVKVVNVTYQKISETSYAVIFTFNLNNISMPVNSDLRGDTYQKVQNTTNNALNTLLNDPGKQVFVPKTSNFTSTSNQIDGSMGYTFQAEDVIQPFSFLNELGSQTVLTTASPLTTSTTSPPTVRMRRVYINIQLMFKTVGPIPSENDILQLVNSLIDPRFRTKLLSTKLSDVRFANVTFIRINDTSYSLKFGFEISNISMSEKIELRNETYVSIQTTINKLLTEILNDPSAPQFDIKQVDFNDNNTVIQANVTYVFSESNINTNSTFVKEILKINGVLTTASPLTISTSPPSLFRKVIIRISLVFKTRGTLPSESTVLQVANSLLIGLKLRTKRALTEKDLNDLVSSVNVTYTKIDDASFSLNFGFEISNVSMSEKLDLRNETYTVIENYINTFVSKILNKTTTTQFNFNNIIFNDNSSVIEANVVYVFSDSDINNFGLVSIFLATPAPTTAYPTVLNTTVPNNSTNAAWVVAIIVPVAIVLGLIPCWILLCCLLCGCCAAIRRRWHRRQSYNMQYTTRNSLF; this comes from the exons ATGGTTATGAATTTGAACAGCATAAGGAG GTGGTGTTTCATTTCAAAAAATGATGTCAGATGGACAGTTTTTCTCACCATAT TATGTGTATGGTGTACCGTTTGTGGAGGTGTATCCTCCCCAACTACAACTGCACCAACAACACCAGTTTCACAAACAGCCAGTGAAGTTTGTATTATAAAAACTAAAGCGTCTATTGCCACAGCTATGACCcccaaacaaaatcaaaaatgtacAGCTGTGACTTTCACAACTACACCTCCTACAACTACTGATTCAACATCAGTGGCATCTTCTATAACAAATGAAGCTTCAACAGAATATCCAACAACAGCTACAGTTTCAAACACAATGTCATCTTCAATGGCAACAGGAACTGAATCTTCAATAACCACAGatttaacagcaaatgctgCTCCAACAACAACACCACCatcttcaacaacaacaaatgaagAAGCTACAAACACAGCTGTGACACCCACAACCACACTCACATCCTTGCCAACTACAACAGCAACAAATGCTGCTCCCACAACAACAGCACAATCTTCAACAACTGAAGCTTCAACAACCACAGCTGTAAACCTCAAAACCATGCCTATATTCCCAGAACCTACAACTGCACCTCCAGCAACAGAAAATATTGCTTCAACAGAGAAACCATCTTCAACAATAACAAGTGAAGCTTATACAACCACAGATGTGACCCCCACAACCACACTCATATCCTCAGAACCTACAACTGTTCCTCCAGCAACAGAAAATGCAGTTCCAACCACAGCACTATCTTCAAGAACAACAACTATATCTCAATCCATAACACCACTTTTCACGACAACAACCAAACCTCCTACAGCAACAACATTTGTCACTCCCACAACCATGCCAATGTTCTCAGAAATTACAACATTTCTGACAACCACATCTTTACAAAATGCAACTCAAATTTCAGTGACACACAATCCAGATCCAACTGCTTTTGAAGCTCAAAGCACTATTTCTTTAGCAACCACTGCAACCAGTGCACCGACACTCATAATTGTTACTCAAGAAACCACTATGTCATTGTCAATGTCAACAACTGATGCCTCCCCAACTACTATTGTGAATCCACTGACTGAATCTGGagctgcaacaactcaaacaacaGCAGTTGTCAACAGCACACTGGTGTTCAACTCTTCATCTCCAGTCCCCAATGAAGCTCTGGTCCTCAGTGCTATCAACACTCTCCGGCAACGCAGAGAGTCACAGCTCAATGATTCAGTGAAGGTGGTGAATGTCACCTATCAGA AAATCTCAGAAACCTCCTATGCTGTCGTCTTTACATTTAACCTGAACAACATCAGCATGCCAGTGAATTCTGATCTCAGAGGCGACACCTACCAGAAAGTGCAGAATACAACCAATAATGcg CTGAACACTCTTCTGAATGATCCTGGGAAACAACTTTTTGTACCCAAAACCTCCAACTTCAC AAGCACATCAAACCAGATTGATGGCAGTATGGGATACACCTTCCAGGATGAAGATGTCATACAACCAGTCAGCTTCCTAAATGAGCTTCGTTCACAGATGG AACTGACCACTACAACAGTGTCTCCAAGCACAATATCCAGCTTCCCCTCGACTTCTCCAAGCCCAAT ATCTGGTTCAGCAGTGGTCACAAGCAAGCTGCTGTTCAACTCTTCATCTCCAGTCCCCAGTGAAGCTCTGGTCCTCAGTGCTATCAACACTCTCCGGCAACGCAGAGAGTCACAGCTCAACGATTCAGTGAAGGTGGTGAATGTCACCTATCAGA AAATCTCAGAAACCTCCTATGCTGTCATCTTTACATTTAACCTGAACAACATCAGCATGCCAGTGAATTCTGATCTCAGAGGCGACACCTACCAGAAAGTGCAGAATACAACCAATAATGcg CTGAACACTCTTCTGAATGATCCTGGGAAACAAGTTTTTGTACCCAAGACCTCCAACTTCAC AAGCACATCAAACCAGATTGATGGCAGTATGGGATACACCTTCCAGGCTGAAGATGTCATACAACCATTCAGCTTCCTAAATGAGCTTGGTTCACAGACAG tcttaACAACAGCCAGCCCTCTGACAACAAGCACAACTTCTCCTCCAACAGT TAGGATGAGGAGggtttatataaatattcagCTCATGTTCAAAACGGTGGGCCCAATACCGAGTGAGAATGACATTCTACAACTGGTCAATTCTTTGATCGACCCACGTTTCAGAACTAAACTTCTCTCAACAAAACTTTCAGATGTCAGATTTGCGAATGTCACCTTTATAA GAATTAATGATACCAGCTATTCTCTCAAATTTGGATTTGAAATCAGCAATATATCCATGTCAGAGAAAATCGAACTCAGGAATGAAACCTACGTTTCAATCCAAACCACTATAAACAAATTG CTCACCGAGATCCTAAATGACCCCTCAGCTCCTCAGTTTGATATCAAACAAGTTGATTTCAA TGATAATAACACCGTGATTCAGGCCAATGTTACATATGTTTTCTCTGAAagtaacataaacacaaacagcaCCTTTGTCAAGGAAATTCTCAAAATTAATGGAG tcttaACGACAGCCAGCCCTCTCACCATAAGCACCTCTCCACCGAGCTT GTTTAGGAAGGTGATTATACGCATTAGCCTTGTGTTTAAAACACGGGGCACTCTACCAAGTGAGAGTACCGTTCTACAAGTGGCTAACTCTCTGTTAATTGGATTAAAACTGAGAACTAAACGAGCCCTCACAGAAAAAGATCTGAATGACCTTGTGAGCTCTGTGAATGTCACCTATACAA AAATTGATGATGCCTCCTTCTCTCTGAACTTTGGATTTGAAATCAGCAATGTATCCATGTCTGAGAAACTTGATCTCAGGAACGAAACCTACACAGTGATCGAGAACTATATTAACACATTT GTGTCCAAGAtcctaaataaaacaacaacgaCTCAGTTTAATTTCAATAATATCATTTTCAA TGACAATTCCAGCGTGATTGAGGCCAATGTTGTGTATGTTTTCTCAGACAGTGACATAAACAATTTTGGCTTGGTCTCCATTTTTCTCGCTACACCTGCTCCAACCACCGCTTACCCTACAGTTCTGAACACTACAGTCCCAAACAACAGTACAAATGCGGCATGGGTTGTGGCTATCATTGTTCCTGTGGCTATTGTCCTCGGGCTTATACCTTGCTGGATTCTCCTTTGC TGTTTACTCTGTGGGTGCTGTGCAGCAATCAGAAGACGTTGGCACAGAAGACAGTCGTACAACATGCAGTACACCACTCGAAACAGCCTCTTCTAG
- the LOC127511093 gene encoding uncharacterized protein LOC127511093 isoform X1, giving the protein MVMNLNSIRRWCFISKNDVRWTVFLTILCVWCTVCGGVSSPTTTAPTTPVSQTASEVCIIKTKASIATAMTPKQNQKCTAVTFTTTPPTTTDSTSVASSITNEASTEYPTTATVSNTMSSSMATGTESSITTDLTANAAPTTTPPSSTTTNEEATNTAVTPTTTLTSLPTTTATNAAPTTTAQSSTTEASTTTAVNLKTMPIFPEPTTAPPATENIASTEKPSSTITSEAYTTTDVTPTTTLISSEPTTVPPATENAVPTTALSSRTTTISQSITPLFTTTTKPPTATTFVTPTTMPMFSEITTFLTTTSLQNATQISVTHNPDPTAFEAQSTISLATTATSAPTLIIVTQETTMSLSMSTTDASPTTIVNPLTESGAATTQTTAVVNSTLVFNSSSPVPNEALVLSAINTLRQRRESQLNDSVKVVNVTYQKISETSYAVVFTFNLNNISMPVNSDLRGDTYQKVQNTTNNALNTLLNDPGKQLFVPKTSNFTSTSNQIDGSMGYTFQDEDVIQPVSFLNELRSQMELTTTTVSPSTISSFPSTSPSPISGSAVVTSKLLFNSSSPVPSEALVLSAINTLRQRRESQLNDSVKVVNVTYQKISETSYAVIFTFNLNNISMPVNSDLRGDTYQKVQNTTNNALNTLLNDPGKQLFVPKTSNFTSTSNQIDGSMGYTFQDEDVIQPVSFLNELRSQMELTTTTVSPSTISSFPSTSPSPISGSAVVTSKLLFNSSSPVPSEALVLSAINTLRQRRESQLNDSVKVVNVTYQKISETSYAVIFTFNLNNISMPVNSDLRGDTYQKVQNKTNNALNTLLNDPGKQVFVPKTSNFTSTSNQIDGSMGYTFQAEDVIQPFSFLNELGSQTVLTTASPLTTSTTSPPTVRMRRVYINIQLMFKTVGPIPSENDILQLVNSLIDPRFRTKLLSTKLSDVRFANVTFIRINDTSYSLKFGFEISNISMSEKIELRNETYVSIQTTINKLLTEILNDPSAPQFDIKQVDFNDNNTVIQANVTYVFSESNINTNSTFVKEILKINGVLTTASPLTISTSPPSLFRKVIIRISLVFKTRGTLPSESTVLQVANSLLIGLKLRTKRALTEKDLNDLVSSVNVTYTKIDDASFSLNFGFEISNVSMSEKLDLRNETYTVIENYINTFVSKILNKTTTTQFNFNNIIFNDNSSVIEANVVYVFSDSDINNFGLVSIFLATPAPTTAYPTVLNTTVPNNSTNAAWVVAIIVPVAIVLGLIPCWILLCCLLCGCCAAIRRRWHRRQSYNMQYTTRNSLF; this is encoded by the exons ATGGTTATGAATTTGAACAGCATAAGGAG GTGGTGTTTCATTTCAAAAAATGATGTCAGATGGACAGTTTTTCTCACCATAT TATGTGTATGGTGTACCGTTTGTGGAGGTGTATCCTCCCCAACTACAACTGCACCAACAACACCAGTTTCACAAACAGCCAGTGAAGTTTGTATTATAAAAACTAAAGCGTCTATTGCCACAGCTATGACCcccaaacaaaatcaaaaatgtacAGCTGTGACTTTCACAACTACACCTCCTACAACTACTGATTCAACATCAGTGGCATCTTCTATAACAAATGAAGCTTCAACAGAATATCCAACAACAGCTACAGTTTCAAACACAATGTCATCTTCAATGGCAACAGGAACTGAATCTTCAATAACCACAGatttaacagcaaatgctgCTCCAACAACAACACCACCatcttcaacaacaacaaatgaagAAGCTACAAACACAGCTGTGACACCCACAACCACACTCACATCCTTGCCAACTACAACAGCAACAAATGCTGCTCCCACAACAACAGCACAATCTTCAACAACTGAAGCTTCAACAACCACAGCTGTAAACCTCAAAACCATGCCTATATTCCCAGAACCTACAACTGCACCTCCAGCAACAGAAAATATTGCTTCAACAGAGAAACCATCTTCAACAATAACAAGTGAAGCTTATACAACCACAGATGTGACCCCCACAACCACACTCATATCCTCAGAACCTACAACTGTTCCTCCAGCAACAGAAAATGCAGTTCCAACCACAGCACTATCTTCAAGAACAACAACTATATCTCAATCCATAACACCACTTTTCACGACAACAACCAAACCTCCTACAGCAACAACATTTGTCACTCCCACAACCATGCCAATGTTCTCAGAAATTACAACATTTCTGACAACCACATCTTTACAAAATGCAACTCAAATTTCAGTGACACACAATCCAGATCCAACTGCTTTTGAAGCTCAAAGCACTATTTCTTTAGCAACCACTGCAACCAGTGCACCGACACTCATAATTGTTACTCAAGAAACCACTATGTCATTGTCAATGTCAACAACTGATGCCTCCCCAACTACTATTGTGAATCCACTGACTGAATCTGGagctgcaacaactcaaacaacaGCAGTTGTCAACAGCACACTGGTGTTCAACTCTTCATCTCCAGTCCCCAATGAAGCTCTGGTCCTCAGTGCTATCAACACTCTCCGGCAACGCAGAGAGTCACAGCTCAATGATTCAGTGAAGGTGGTGAATGTCACCTATCAGA AAATCTCAGAAACCTCCTATGCTGTCGTCTTTACATTTAACCTGAACAACATCAGCATGCCAGTGAATTCTGATCTCAGAGGCGACACCTACCAGAAAGTGCAGAATACAACCAATAATGcg CTGAACACTCTTCTGAATGATCCTGGGAAACAACTTTTTGTACCCAAAACCTCCAACTTCAC AAGCACATCAAACCAGATTGATGGCAGTATGGGATACACCTTCCAGGATGAAGATGTCATACAACCAGTCAGCTTCCTAAATGAGCTTCGTTCACAGATGG AACTGACCACTACAACAGTGTCTCCAAGCACAATATCCAGCTTCCCCTCGACTTCTCCAAGCCCAAT ATCTGGTTCAGCAGTGGTCACAAGCAAGCTGCTGTTCAACTCTTCATCTCCAGTCCCCAGTGAAGCTCTGGTCCTCAGTGCTATCAACACTCTCCGGCAACGCAGAGAGTCACAGCTCAACGATTCAGTGAAGGTGGTGAATGTCACCTATCAGA AAATCTCAGAAACCTCCTATGCTGTCATCTTTACATTTAACCTGAACAACATCAGCATGCCAGTGAATTCTGATCTCAGAGGCGACACCTACCAGAAAGTGCAGAATACAACCAATAATGcg CTGAACACTCTTCTGAATGATCCTGGGAAACAACTTTTTGTACCCAAAACCTCCAACTTCAC AAGCACATCAAACCAGATTGATGGCAGTATGGGATACACCTTCCAGGATGAAGATGTCATACAACCAGTCAGCTTCCTAAATGAGCTTCGTTCACAGATGG AACTGACCACTACAACAGTGTCTCCAAGCACAATATCCAGCTTCCCCTCGACTTCTCCAAGCCCAAT ATCTGGTTCAGCAGTGGTCACAAGCAAGCTGCTGTTCAACTCTTCATCTCCAGTCCCCAGTGAAGCTCTGGTCCTCAGTGCTATCAACACTCTCCGGCAACGCAGAGAGTCACAGCTCAATGATTCAGTGAAGGTGGTGAATGTCACCTATCAGA AAATCTCAGAAACCTCCTATGCTGTCATCTTTACATTTAACCTGAACAACATCAGCATGCCAGTGAATTCTGATCTCAGAGGCGACACCTACCAGAAAGTGCAGAATAAAACCAATAATGcg CTGAACACTCTTCTGAATGATCCTGGGAAACAAGTTTTTGTACCCAAGACCTCCAACTTCAC AAGCACATCAAACCAGATTGATGGCAGTATGGGATACACCTTCCAGGCTGAAGATGTCATACAACCATTCAGCTTCCTAAATGAGCTTGGTTCACAGACAG tcttaACAACAGCCAGCCCTCTGACAACAAGCACAACTTCTCCTCCAACAGT TAGGATGAGGAGggtttatataaatattcagCTCATGTTCAAAACGGTGGGCCCAATACCGAGTGAGAATGACATTCTACAACTGGTCAATTCTTTGATCGACCCACGTTTCAGAACTAAACTTCTCTCAACAAAACTTTCAGATGTCAGATTTGCGAATGTCACCTTTATAA GAATTAATGATACCAGCTATTCTCTCAAATTTGGATTTGAAATCAGCAATATATCCATGTCAGAGAAAATCGAACTCAGGAATGAAACCTACGTTTCAATCCAAACCACTATAAACAAATTG CTCACCGAGATCCTAAATGACCCCTCAGCTCCTCAGTTTGATATCAAACAAGTTGATTTCAA TGATAATAACACCGTGATTCAGGCCAATGTTACATATGTTTTCTCTGAAagtaacataaacacaaacagcaCCTTTGTCAAGGAAATTCTCAAAATTAATGGAG tcttaACGACAGCCAGCCCTCTCACCATAAGCACCTCTCCACCGAGCTT GTTTAGGAAGGTGATTATACGCATTAGCCTTGTGTTTAAAACACGGGGCACTCTACCAAGTGAGAGTACCGTTCTACAAGTGGCTAACTCTCTGTTAATTGGATTAAAACTGAGAACTAAACGAGCCCTCACAGAAAAAGATCTGAATGACCTTGTGAGCTCTGTGAATGTCACCTATACAA AAATTGATGATGCCTCCTTCTCTCTGAACTTTGGATTTGAAATCAGCAATGTATCCATGTCTGAGAAACTTGATCTCAGGAACGAAACCTACACAGTGATCGAGAACTATATTAACACATTT GTGTCCAAGAtcctaaataaaacaacaacgaCTCAGTTTAATTTCAATAATATCATTTTCAA TGACAATTCCAGCGTGATTGAGGCCAATGTTGTGTATGTTTTCTCAGACAGTGACATAAACAATTTTGGCTTGGTCTCCATTTTTCTCGCTACACCTGCTCCAACCACCGCTTACCCTACAGTTCTGAACACTACAGTCCCAAACAACAGTACAAATGCGGCATGGGTTGTGGCTATCATTGTTCCTGTGGCTATTGTCCTCGGGCTTATACCTTGCTGGATTCTCCTTTGC TGTTTACTCTGTGGGTGCTGTGCAGCAATCAGAAGACGTTGGCACAGAAGACAGTCGTACAACATGCAGTACACCACTCGAAACAGCCTCTTCTAG
- the LOC127511093 gene encoding mucin-5AC-like isoform X9 yields MVMNLNSIRRWCFISKNDVRWTVFLTILCVWCTVCGGVSSPTTTAPTTPVSQTASEVCIIKTKASIATAMTPKQNQKCTAVTFTTTPPTTTDSTSVASSITNEASTEYPTTATVSNTMSSSMATGTESSITTDLTANAAPTTTPPSSTTTNEEATNTAVTPTTTLTSLPTTTATNAAPTTTAQSSTTEASTTTAVNLKTMPIFPEPTTAPPATENIASTEKPSSTITSEAYTTTDVTPTTTLISSEPTTVPPATENAVPTTALSSRTTTISQSITPLFTTTTKPPTATTFVTPTTMPMFSEITTFLTTTSLQNATQISVTHNPDPTAFEAQSTISLATTATSAPTLIIVTQETTMSLSMSTTDASPTTIVNPLTESGAATTQTTAVVNSTLVFNSSSPVPNEALVLSAINTLRQRRESQLNDSVKVVNVTYQKISETSYAVVFTFNLNNISMPVNSDLRGDTYQKVQNTTNNALNTLLNDPGKQLFVPKTSNFTSTSNQIDGSMGYTFQDEDVIQPVSFLNELRSQMELTTTTVSPSTISSFPSTSPSPISGSAVVTSKLLFNSSSPVPSEALVLSAINTLRQRRESQLNDSVKVVNVTYQKISETSYAVIFTFNLNNISMPVNSDLRGDTYQKVQNTTNNALNTLLNDPGKQLFVPKTSNFTSTSNQIDGSMGYTFQAEDVIQPFSFLNELGSQTVLTTASPLTTSTTSPPTVRMRRVYINIQLMFKTVGPIPSENDILQLVNSLIDPRFRTKLLSTKLSDVRFANVTFIRINDTSYSLKFGFEISNISMSEKIELRNETYVSIQTTINKLLTEILNDPSAPQFDIKQVDFNDNNTVIQANVTYVFSESNINTNSTFVKEILKINGVLTTASPLTISTSPPSLFRKVIIRISLVFKTRGTLPSESTVLQVANSLLIGLKLRTKRALTEKDLNDLVSSVNVTYTKIDDASFSLNFGFEISNVSMSEKLDLRNETYTVIENYINTFVSKILNKTTTTQFNFNNIIFNDNSSVIEANVVYVFSDSDINNFGLVSIFLATPAPTTAYPTVLNTTVPNNSTNAAWVVAIIVPVAIVLGLIPCWILLCCLLCGCCAAIRRRWHRRQSYNMQYTTRNSLF; encoded by the exons ATGGTTATGAATTTGAACAGCATAAGGAG GTGGTGTTTCATTTCAAAAAATGATGTCAGATGGACAGTTTTTCTCACCATAT TATGTGTATGGTGTACCGTTTGTGGAGGTGTATCCTCCCCAACTACAACTGCACCAACAACACCAGTTTCACAAACAGCCAGTGAAGTTTGTATTATAAAAACTAAAGCGTCTATTGCCACAGCTATGACCcccaaacaaaatcaaaaatgtacAGCTGTGACTTTCACAACTACACCTCCTACAACTACTGATTCAACATCAGTGGCATCTTCTATAACAAATGAAGCTTCAACAGAATATCCAACAACAGCTACAGTTTCAAACACAATGTCATCTTCAATGGCAACAGGAACTGAATCTTCAATAACCACAGatttaacagcaaatgctgCTCCAACAACAACACCACCatcttcaacaacaacaaatgaagAAGCTACAAACACAGCTGTGACACCCACAACCACACTCACATCCTTGCCAACTACAACAGCAACAAATGCTGCTCCCACAACAACAGCACAATCTTCAACAACTGAAGCTTCAACAACCACAGCTGTAAACCTCAAAACCATGCCTATATTCCCAGAACCTACAACTGCACCTCCAGCAACAGAAAATATTGCTTCAACAGAGAAACCATCTTCAACAATAACAAGTGAAGCTTATACAACCACAGATGTGACCCCCACAACCACACTCATATCCTCAGAACCTACAACTGTTCCTCCAGCAACAGAAAATGCAGTTCCAACCACAGCACTATCTTCAAGAACAACAACTATATCTCAATCCATAACACCACTTTTCACGACAACAACCAAACCTCCTACAGCAACAACATTTGTCACTCCCACAACCATGCCAATGTTCTCAGAAATTACAACATTTCTGACAACCACATCTTTACAAAATGCAACTCAAATTTCAGTGACACACAATCCAGATCCAACTGCTTTTGAAGCTCAAAGCACTATTTCTTTAGCAACCACTGCAACCAGTGCACCGACACTCATAATTGTTACTCAAGAAACCACTATGTCATTGTCAATGTCAACAACTGATGCCTCCCCAACTACTATTGTGAATCCACTGACTGAATCTGGagctgcaacaactcaaacaacaGCAGTTGTCAACAGCACACTGGTGTTCAACTCTTCATCTCCAGTCCCCAATGAAGCTCTGGTCCTCAGTGCTATCAACACTCTCCGGCAACGCAGAGAGTCACAGCTCAATGATTCAGTGAAGGTGGTGAATGTCACCTATCAGA AAATCTCAGAAACCTCCTATGCTGTCGTCTTTACATTTAACCTGAACAACATCAGCATGCCAGTGAATTCTGATCTCAGAGGCGACACCTACCAGAAAGTGCAGAATACAACCAATAATGcg CTGAACACTCTTCTGAATGATCCTGGGAAACAACTTTTTGTACCCAAAACCTCCAACTTCAC AAGCACATCAAACCAGATTGATGGCAGTATGGGATACACCTTCCAGGATGAAGATGTCATACAACCAGTCAGCTTCCTAAATGAGCTTCGTTCACAGATGG AACTGACCACTACAACAGTGTCTCCAAGCACAATATCCAGCTTCCCCTCGACTTCTCCAAGCCCAAT ATCTGGTTCAGCAGTGGTCACAAGCAAGCTGCTGTTCAACTCTTCATCTCCAGTCCCCAGTGAAGCTCTGGTCCTCAGTGCTATCAACACTCTCCGGCAACGCAGAGAGTCACAGCTCAACGATTCAGTGAAGGTGGTGAATGTCACCTATCAGA AAATCTCAGAAACCTCCTATGCTGTCATCTTTACATTTAACCTGAACAACATCAGCATGCCAGTGAATTCTGATCTCAGAGGCGACACCTACCAGAAAGTGCAGAATACAACCAATAATGcg CTGAACACTCTTCTGAATGATCCTGGGAAACAACTTTTTGTACCCAAAACCTCCAACTTCAC AAGCACATCAAACCAGATTGATGGCAGTATGGGATACACCTTCCAGGCTGAAGATGTCATACAACCATTCAGCTTCCTAAATGAGCTTGGTTCACAGACAG tcttaACAACAGCCAGCCCTCTGACAACAAGCACAACTTCTCCTCCAACAGT TAGGATGAGGAGggtttatataaatattcagCTCATGTTCAAAACGGTGGGCCCAATACCGAGTGAGAATGACATTCTACAACTGGTCAATTCTTTGATCGACCCACGTTTCAGAACTAAACTTCTCTCAACAAAACTTTCAGATGTCAGATTTGCGAATGTCACCTTTATAA GAATTAATGATACCAGCTATTCTCTCAAATTTGGATTTGAAATCAGCAATATATCCATGTCAGAGAAAATCGAACTCAGGAATGAAACCTACGTTTCAATCCAAACCACTATAAACAAATTG CTCACCGAGATCCTAAATGACCCCTCAGCTCCTCAGTTTGATATCAAACAAGTTGATTTCAA TGATAATAACACCGTGATTCAGGCCAATGTTACATATGTTTTCTCTGAAagtaacataaacacaaacagcaCCTTTGTCAAGGAAATTCTCAAAATTAATGGAG tcttaACGACAGCCAGCCCTCTCACCATAAGCACCTCTCCACCGAGCTT GTTTAGGAAGGTGATTATACGCATTAGCCTTGTGTTTAAAACACGGGGCACTCTACCAAGTGAGAGTACCGTTCTACAAGTGGCTAACTCTCTGTTAATTGGATTAAAACTGAGAACTAAACGAGCCCTCACAGAAAAAGATCTGAATGACCTTGTGAGCTCTGTGAATGTCACCTATACAA AAATTGATGATGCCTCCTTCTCTCTGAACTTTGGATTTGAAATCAGCAATGTATCCATGTCTGAGAAACTTGATCTCAGGAACGAAACCTACACAGTGATCGAGAACTATATTAACACATTT GTGTCCAAGAtcctaaataaaacaacaacgaCTCAGTTTAATTTCAATAATATCATTTTCAA TGACAATTCCAGCGTGATTGAGGCCAATGTTGTGTATGTTTTCTCAGACAGTGACATAAACAATTTTGGCTTGGTCTCCATTTTTCTCGCTACACCTGCTCCAACCACCGCTTACCCTACAGTTCTGAACACTACAGTCCCAAACAACAGTACAAATGCGGCATGGGTTGTGGCTATCATTGTTCCTGTGGCTATTGTCCTCGGGCTTATACCTTGCTGGATTCTCCTTTGC TGTTTACTCTGTGGGTGCTGTGCAGCAATCAGAAGACGTTGGCACAGAAGACAGTCGTACAACATGCAGTACACCACTCGAAACAGCCTCTTCTAG